One Tepidimicrobium xylanilyticum genomic window, TAGTGTTGACCATTTGGTATATTGTAGTTCTCAAAAAAGTTCCATATATGGAAGCACGATTTGATGCTTCTATTGAGTCTGAATGATGATTTTTAATAGAGGAACAAAGGAGTATGATTTATTTGATGGAATATAGGAATGGAAATCTATTGATAAAAAGCGATTATGAAATTAAGCCCTTTATGGAAGAAGAGGCAGATATAGATTTGTTCATTCCATTGGGAAATAGAACTTTAAACCTATATTTGGAAGGCATGCCTCAATATATGGATAATAGAATCCAGCTATTAGATATCAGAAGCGTGTTGATAAGATTTACTACGGAGGAGAACAACAATCTTTGCACAATTCATTTCTTAAGAAACATAGATTTAAGATCTACAGTAATGAACCTAGTATTCAACTATGAAAATCATTATATAAACATCAAAGAGGAAGATTATGGCGTTCAATTTTCAATAGGTAAGAAGTCATAAGGGCAGATCTAAACCTCTGCCCTTATGCTTATTTAGCTAGATATTCATCATTAACTCTGTCCTGTAAATAGACATTAGTATACTTATTTGGAGCATGTTTGTATAAGCTATATCCTTCATCTACGCAGTTAGAACAAGCATTTCTTGGGATGGTTATGCCTAATATATGATAACCCCTATCGCTTCTAGAGTCGATGGTGCTAACCCCAGAACATCTATTACATACCTTAAAGTTCTGTACCTGGTATTCCATTATTCCATCCGTATCATAGTAGACTTGTTTTTGTCTATGGACATACTCTTTACCATTTATATTCTTTAGGCGTAAATCCTCTTTCATTTTCCATCTTTTATAAACCACATTGCTTATTTGCTTAATGTATTCAGTAATCTGTTTAGGTTGTTTTAATTTTTCTCTATCATAATCGGGTTCTTTGACCATGGAGTAATCGATACCTGCCATAGCTAGTATAATTCCAAGATTTACATAGGGGAGGGCTCCTTCGATAGAATAGCCTCCTTCTAAAACTGCAATATCTGGATTAAGCCTGTCACTTAACTTTGCATAACCTTGGGCAGTAAAATTCATGTTGGTAATTGGGTCAGTATAGTGGTTGTCTTGACCTGCTGAGTTTATAATTATATCCGGTTTATACTCATCTAGAATGGGCATTACCACATTATCTAAAACATATAAAAAGCCTTCTTCTCCTGTACCAGGAGGTAAAGGGATATTTATATTATAACCATAGGCATTAGGTCCCCCAACCTCTTCTATAAATCCAGTGCCGGGGTATAAGGTTCTTCCATCCTGATGGAAGGATATGAACAGAG contains:
- a CDS encoding histone deacetylase family protein translates to MIKAKNRLGLVFFPAFDWAISNTHPEREERLLYTQDQIFEEGIEDIEGIKLYNPIVADEKDIERVHFAIPNVRSRVTKSHLISAGGAYKAFQVLMEKEVNKSFALVRPPGHHAQKVVYGDRGFCIVNIEAVALERIRQEYGDLRVAIVDTDCHHGDGTQDIYWNDKDTLFISFHQDGRTLYPGTGFIEEVGGPNAYGYNINIPLPPGTGEEGFLYVLDNVVMPILDEYKPDIIINSAGQDNHYTDPITNMNFTAQGYAKLSDRLNPDIAVLEGGYSIEGALPYVNLGIILAMAGIDYSMVKEPDYDREKLKQPKQITEYIKQISNVVYKRWKMKEDLRLKNINGKEYVHRQKQVYYDTDGIMEYQVQNFKVCNRCSGVSTIDSRSDRGYHILGITIPRNACSNCVDEGYSLYKHAPNKYTNVYLQDRVNDEYLAK